The sequence below is a genomic window from Lycium ferocissimum isolate CSIRO_LF1 chromosome 9, AGI_CSIRO_Lferr_CH_V1, whole genome shotgun sequence.
ataagtattttacacttttaaattaatcgaattaaaattaaaaatatcaacGATGCtcaaatattgctattattttatctcaaagagaggaaaataattttcttttaaacaagtcttctcttttaaaaagtattaataaattttcgtagcaaacacgaataaaataaagttttagatacggaagcACAAACTACGCCGTtatattaattgtattttggacatagtatatatatatatatatatatatatatatatatatatatatatatatatatatatatatatattatttaaacacaactatatatacatagatacactataatccgaaGTGTTAggcccgtgcgcagcacgggcataggCCATCTAGTATAAGTGAGGATAGTGAGTTTTGTGGTCCTCAAAACTCTAATAAGATTCTTCCATGTGCCATCTCCAATTGATTTttccttacatattttcatttttatttttttctctcattcatttttttaagaTCACTCCAtaaaaaaatttgtaattcGTTTGTTGCACAACTTTTTAAGAATCTCTTCTTGCCTTTTATTGAGTTATTCATCCGTTCCATACTAAATGgttattttaacttttatatttagGTGCCGTTtgaccataaaaattattcactttttttcgattttttttcccacttttttcacttttgagCGTTTGACCATAaatattccgaatacaacttgaagttgtattccgaaataccaaaaactcaaaaaatttgtttttcaaaacgttttcacttttttacaactgcatttcaccaaaaactacaatttcaaaaactatggccaaacacaactccaactccaactccaatttcaaaaatttcaaaaaaagtgaatttgtttttggtatctatggccaaacgcttaCTTAGTatcatataaataaatttttctgtaatcaatatgatatatatatatatatatatatatatatatatatatatatatatatatatatttttttttttttaaatttatcctCATTTAGATTAGTGAATTTTCTTATAACTAGGAAATCATGTTAAATTGATACTCTcttcgtccatttttacttgttcatgttGGATTGGCAGACCCCTTAAGGAGCAATAaataaatgacaattttactatatcacccataattataataaattatctaaataattgaaATCGATTAAATATACTTTAAAATTTGTTTACCTACTAGCATTTTCTTGATATTTTCACCCAATAATAAATAGGTATGAAATGGTACATTATCTCTTGGTTTTTCAATCTGAACAAGTTAAAATGGACATTTATTTTTAGTGTACCGGTCAAGTAAAAATGAACCGAGGGAGTAGTAtttaattaaggaaaatttagtGAAAGACTTCTTAATTCTAGATGTGAGTGTTTTTCTAAAGGATGTGTCCAGACTATAAAATACCATATGAGATGGATCGGAGGAAGTTGCTTTTACATTATTTTTCCTTAGACATTTGGTAAAATTTTGGTAACTTTAGagctaaattttctttttcaactgAAATATTTATTAGGTCCTACTTTATATTTAAACATGTCTCACGTCATATGTTCCTCTCCTATTTGTCTCTATACATTTTGCTTCTCTAGTGAGATCATATGTGGTTAcaaatacaaaaagtaaaaattattgAATGATATTgtataatgttgaaaatgaagataGCGTATCAGTCAAGATCATGTTATTTCTAAGATCTCTTGATTTACTaaggattcattttttttaagcaTTGCGTATATATGAAGAACTAACTTGATTCTTGAGGTTCATTTTATGAATTTAGGTCATTTATTGAATTTCATCTAAAACTAAGGTTAAAAATCACTTTTGACTAGCGTAAAGCCCCGACACATAAAATAATGagtaagaattaataaatatcaaaagaaatctatttttatctataaataaaaatttacgaAATCTAACTTTatctataaataaaaattacatactcacaaatttataaaaatacaatttttttctaatttatgaTCTTCCCGAGTTGTAATTGTCAtactttatcatgttattttatAGAATATCGAATCACTTGCGTCTTTTTggtatttgctaattttcctACCAAACTTActtcctcataaataatttttcctttaaaattatTCAATTATATGACGAacaaactttaataattatgaaaacTTATCAAGAAGATATGGTTAAATTGCAAATACACTAAATTAATTATGTAGTAGAAAAGTGTgagaaaaattatatttatttgataaaagttatgtaatattttatattttgagtttgggccgggcttagcacgggcctcaaGCAACTAGTATATGTAGATGGGATAACAATAATTTTTTCGGAAGCCAAGGCAATACAAAAATTCTATCATGTTTCATCAATTCGGGGTTATACGATATATCAGTTGTCAAAGTAGACCATTTTTATTGGATCTCACCCGAATCTTTCCATCTATCCTCCCGAGGAGGAGTTTGATTTCAGACCCCGACTCAAATAGGAGAAATACACTATGCTATATTTGTTTGGATGAGATTCATCTCAGGTTCAGATGCCACTGATCACATTAAACTATTTATATGGCAAAGAGCCCTCATAATTCAGGCACAACAATACAAAAAATATCAGGGGTGCGCTCTACCACTGAGCCACTAGCATGTCAAGCGAGTTTCTCACTGGGAGCCTGCTATGccaaaaacaagagaaaacccATCCTTCTCTATCCCTTTTTCGCCTCCATGTCGCCACagggagggaggggggggggggggggggtttccagtcttactttttggttttttttttttggtcctaatatattttggtttataatataacaaataataaatatatatatgaaagacatATCTTATATTTattaggcataatacataaacaagcccttaaacttggcctcagctggcaagtatgccctccaactttgggtgtgcacaaataggcacctcaacttatataaagttgaacaagtaaacacaaatgctgatgTGGCACTGACGTGGCATATACATTTTGGAGGTGCCACGCCAGTTTCACGTCAGCATTCGTGTTTATGtcttcaactttatacaagttgaggtgcctacctgtgcacacccaaagttagAAGGTATACTTGCCAGCTGAGGTCAAGTTTGAGggtctgtttatgtattatgcctattTATTAACTTGGTATAAACACCATGAGTGACTGCATTTTTGCTTTTAGAGATTAGAAAAATTTTCCATGCTTTAAAAAATTGGTACACAGGTGGTGCTTAAGTTAACGGCCACCCAACCGAAAAAACTACCAAAATTCCCTCTTCACCTCTCCCTCCCACCCCCTCTCaatccaaagaaaaaaaagaaggaagaaaaaaagaaagattatgTTCTCCACCATGAGAACACAGCTAGCAGCTTTCATATTATACCTCTTTTCCTAGATCTCCAACAATTAAATCTACTCCATTTTATCAGGTAACTTTTTCTTAATCTGCTCCTCTTTAAAAAATGACTTGATTAATACCATTGTAACAAGTAGTTGTTTTTTTGCACATAACATGCTTTGTACAAAAATACCAATATGATATTTGTTTTTTTAGCATGTTGGGTATTTCTTTTGGGGTTGCAAAAGTATAGAATGGGCAAAATCACGGAGGATACATAAGTTTGGTTTtaaatattgatgaaaataatttttcctttgtATTAATGACTTCTAAATAGCTTCGAGATAATTAAGATTGATAATTTTTGTCTtagatttttttgtttgtttgttgataAAACAGGTAGCTGGAATAAAGGTAGAAATTGTTGGAGATGAATAAAATGTTcaataaaatgaaagaagaggaAAGAATAGAAAAGATCATTCGTGGTCTTTTAAAGCTTCAAGACAACAGGAGATGTATCAACTGCAACAGTTTGGTACGTAACGCTTTCTAATTAGTTCTCTATACTTTACCATAATTTCTGTCACGTCATGCCCAAAGTTTTCTATTATGGTGTAAGCCAGATGCGAATCCAGAATCTAGAGTCAGTAGGTTCGGAATAAATGTGTTCTTATTGTGTATatgcattttaattttttttttttgtatgtataCGTAGTTCGAGCCAAAAGTAATAAGTTCAATTGAACCCAAAATGTTGGGTACGAGGGGAAGGGGTAACCGGGTAAGGGGAGTgtcaagtgaaaattgaacttTGCACTTGAAGAATGAAGAGTAGAAGTTGCACGTGATTTTCCATTCAGTCCTAATGATAAATTGTTAATGCTAGAGTTCAATATTAGAATTAGGCacaatgaaagaaaataaagttttagTCATGTTACTACATCGACTTtaggtccatttttttttttacctagaAGGCCTTTATTCATGTCAAATATTTATATGGCAGTAGAAAATATAGAGAATTTCtagtattttatatatatattttttgttattttatatagtattgGACCCAAATGAGTTTAATTAGAGCATATGGATAGttaggattcatatagctgaccCCAACTTGCTTGAGAGAATATCTTTGTCTGTGCAAAGTTCTGTTTCAGGATGGatataaaaaggaaatgtgGACATCTAACTTGCAATGTAAGGACTGTTgtttgtatatttattttactttacgAGGAGAAAATGGCAATAAGGCTCAACTCAGATAGTCAGATTCATTTATCAACCAATTTGCAGTTAACTTTGTTTGAGTACTCTTTTGAGGAACAGAATCTCTTATTATCAATTGATTGCAAACTTATATGTGCTTAGCTCCTCAATCTTAAATATGTCCTCTTTGTTTATTCTGCATCATCTTTACTAAGAAACTGAGTATCATAGTTGTTCACTCTCTAATAGAACAACGAATACCTGGCTAATGTTTTTATGTTGCCTTTTATGTTCCTAGCAGGGGCCACAATACATTTGCACAACTTTCTGGACATTTGTTTGCACACGTTGCAGCGGGGTGCAGTAAGTATCATTTCAGTTACCACATTACTGCTCAAAATTAAACGAGCCTGGATTTGATGATTCATTTTTTTCGTTGAAACAAACTTTCAGCCGCGAGTTCACACATAGGGTAAAATCTGTTTCAATGGCTAGATTTAGTGAAGAAGAAGTTAGTGCTCTGGAAGCTGGAGGTAATGAGGTATGCGCGCACAATTTGCCAGCCAAAACTGTCATCCCTTTTTTTAAGTTTACTTGTAAATCATTCTTAAGTAATAGGCTAATTCACTTCTCACTATTTAGCGAGCAAAGGAAATCTACTTGAGAGCATgggatccgtatcgtaattcATATCCAGATCCCAGGTAATATAtctttttagaaaattattCGGCGATCTAGCCCAATACTAAACAGTTTTTGCATTACAGTGATCTTCACAGACTTCGGGAGTTTATAAAGCATGTTTACGTGGACCGGAAATATACAGGTGAGAGGGGCCGTGACCAGCTTCCCGTAGTGAAAACGGTAAGTGTCCGCCAAAACATTTTCATGCCAGATCCTGCATAAATCGCCGCTCACCAAAATAATAGCAAGCAAATGtatatttttgatatattaatgtatagtatacataaaataatatatttttgataTGTAATAGTGTATAGTTTTTGTGTATTTGGCTAGCGAATGTAATTAATTTTGGACGACCGGCCAAATGTGCAACTTGCCTAATGTATTATAGTCATTTGGCTTATTTAATTGAAAGTAACTGATAAGTATCAAGCATTTATAAGTACCAAGTGTTGAAAAACGAATTGAAATGTTGAAACTGATCTTGTTTTGCATTTCACAgagtttaaaagatgactacgaGGAAATGTACAGTCCTGGAGCCGGAAATGGTGACAGATGTTCATCTGAAACATACAGTCCAAGGAAAAGGAGTGATGATATAAACTTGAGATCATATTCCAATATTGAAGATAGAAGAAGTCCCCGTAATTACAACCAAGGTAAGAGGTCTAGCAGGGAGCGGAGCCTACCAACTCGCTTTGAAATAGTTGATGACAGGTTCCGAGATGATGGAAATGGTGATGTTAAGCgatatcaatatcatatattcTCAAAATCAGAATCCAGGCGCACAAGCAGCTCACCTAGTGCCCCTAAAATACATTCAATTAAAGACATTTTAGGTGACAAAGTTATACCACTAGAGGTTGGTGAGTCTCCTAAACAAAGTGGCGGAGTTACTCTTGAAAGCTCTGCTAATGATGAGGTGAGATTTTTTATCATTTCAAGTTACTTACTCACTCCGTTCCATTTTATATGGCACTTTGCTTTGTAGTATTTTCCGAGAAAAGtaacatctttctatatttggaaactcTTTAACGTTAGACTTCTCagttttacccttaatgaatgCTCCTATAGTTACAAAATGGCATGTTTGAGATCACGAGTTCTAAGGATCCTTTCAGTATTTGCCAAAAGTctgtatttctttctttcttaaattccatGCCTAGTTAAGCATCAACATATCAAATTTGACAGCGAGAATAGATGTTATTGGAAGAGAAGCCAACTTGAGTGCTTAGTCCGGCAAATGTCTTAACTGTCATGATGAGTGATGACAGTCACTGTTATTCAGGAAGTGATGCAAATTTTAATCCTGACTTATATATTCCTTTTTCAGATAACTATGCAATAGTTATAATAATGGATCTTAAATGtctttctctttcctttctGTTGCCCCACACAAGTCGAGTTATTATCAAAAAATCATTGTCAagttcatatattttattcattgtgaaccagcccttccccggaccccgcgcatagcgggagcttggtgcaccgggctgccctttatTGTTATATATGCAGCTTTTTTCTCAAGTAAACTGATAAATATTGAGTCTTTTGCATCTATTATGGAATAAGATCACTATTTCTTAAGCTTGATTTCTGCTTGCTATGCCTTCATTCTTGCAGCTGGGAAGTTGTAGAGGTACTGTTATATCCTATGGACGTTCTTGATCTTTAAAATTCTTAATtgcagaaaatggtaaaggaaAAGGCAGCTGCCAACATTGGTAGCTTAATTGATTTAGAAACTGAACCTCAGCCTCAGCAAGAGACACAACAAACAGATCCACCTAAAGAGCCCTCCAATGCCTCAACTCCACCTACCTCAGCAGATAAGGTTTCCAGTATGAATTTACTGGAATCTTTGTTTATTGACATGTCAACTCCACCAGCTGTGTCGACTGAAATTCCACCAGTTGCCACTGTAGCTTCATGCAATAACACTCAAACAGCTGGAGTTTCCCCTGTAGTTTCTAGTAGTTTTGGACCTACGGTGGCTTCGCCTGAGAGTACCGTTGCATTGCCTGGACCAAATGATGCAATAGCACCGCCGACCAAAAATCTGCATTCTGCAGTGCCCATGGGGATCAATAGCTCCAATGCTCAACAAAGTACTGCATCATTTGGAGCTGCGTATGGTCAGGTGAGAAAAGTTTGTGAAGTTTCTCTACTAGATGGTGTTAGGATCGGGAGTCCGAGACAGTGCGGAATTAAACAAAGCAGTTAATATAAAGACAATAACGAAGATAATAGGAGACAAATATTTAACGTGGTTCGGTCAACTTGACCTACATCCACAACCAAAAGAGGAGCAAATTTACTAACACCAACGGATACAAAAGAGAGTACACAACACAAAAGAGAATACAAAATTAGAGTAATTAAATACTCTAATATTCTAAAAACCCCAAAAGAATAACCTCACAAGATCACTCCAAAGAAGAGTTCATACAAGTGTTTCCCAACACAACTCTCTTACAAAATACTCTCTATAGAAGAACGCAAACTTAACTTTGTTCTTCTCAAATTGGTGTGTTTTCAAATGGAGAGAAATGCCCTCCTTTTATCGGGGCCAAACTTGGATGAAAGTtgtggaaaaagaaaatgagaaatgatcAAAAATTCATTATCCACATAAACCAAACTTTGGCTCCAAGCATAATATTTCACTtgagaatatttaaaataaggcCATATTACAGATGGCTTTGGCATCATAGGCAGATCTAAAATTTAACCTCTATGGGTTTAACCTTCAAGATTCTTAGCATTGAACTCATTGTATCTTTAAGATTATGGGTTCAGACCTCAATTTTAGTAAATTCTTACACATAAATTATGGTAAATAGCTGCATCCGGCCCTGTTTGGCAATGCATTACAAATGATGCAAAATTTTCTGAAACATTTAAAAAGTAGGGATAACTAGGTGTTTGGACAATATTTGGTTGATGCTGAAAAATGGAGCTGTAaaagaatatttggaagtttttgttgtgtttggaTATGAATTTTACTTGTAAAAAACTTGAAATTTTGTGACAGAAAACCCATTATTTCACTTGAAATACATCAAAcaactttttcaatatttcaccAATATTCCAGACGCTGAAGTTCAGTATGTGCATACTGGTGGCTGTACCATTATTcgtaaataatgaacttcagTATTTGAAAATAGGCTCTGTTTTGCTCGTCTAGTGTGGTGGAGATGCAACTGATTTTCTTTCTTGTGCTTACTGGCAGCAAAGTACTTTGCAATCTACAGGAAATGCTGAAGCACCACCTACAAATCCATCATCTCTTCCATCTCAAGCGATGACAGCTCTAAATACTAGTCCATCAAATGATCCAAAATCTATAGGAAGAAAAGAACTCCCAGCGGTAACTTTCAAATGACTTCTAACCATCTCTTAATTAGGTGGATGTCGCCAAAAAAAGAAGTGTTAAATGGGGATAATTTTGATACAGGACCTTTTCACAATGAGCTATCCTCCACTTGCTGCAGCTGTTCCAGGTTGGCAATTTCCCCCTCATTCTGCAATGGCGTATGGCATGCAATACCATCCGGCTGCAATGGTAAATCACATTTCAAAACTCTACCAAATTTGAATCATGGAATAGGTTAATGTTGtattataaaggaagtgctgcttACAGGCAATTTCAGCTCCCCCAAACTCAGCAAGATCAAGAAATCCATTCGATATTGGTCAAGATGGACCTCAAGTTCAAGGCCCAGAGGTATGTTGAGTCTCCGTTTATTGGTTAATTTGTCTTTCTAGTCTAATGATCGTccataattccataattctTGTTCAATCCCGGTGTGTTCTGTACTGCTTTTGGAATATCAGTTGTTACTTTTGAACAAAATGGTAAAAATATGTTTAATATTTAAGTGGTATCACACATTAAGTTGACTGCTGCATTCATAGCAGTAGATTATTTGCAGcatagagaaaaaaagaaaacagtGAGCGATGAACGTCGGTGAAGTTTAAGAGATGACCAATTACATAATTCATGATTTGGATGCCACAAGTATTTTTGAAGTTAAGATGTACTCTATACTCTTACTGCTCtaatttatatcatcatcaaacTGCTTGGCGATGTATTTCGAGGGATTTGTAGTTTCTGTTTAAATTATGTCTATTCTATGATcctttgtcaatttttttagcAGTctaaaaagtttattttttgcttttaatGAACAAATCAAGTCTAGGGGAGGTAAATCTCTTAGAATGGAAGTGCCTAGATGATTCCTTTATATCTTTCAATCCTTTACATTGTTCACCAAGGTTATTAAGCTCTGGACGTATTTGGTTGTATCCTAATGATTTAGCTAACAAGATTTTTCATAAACCCTGTGCAATATGTACCTACTAGAGTCCAATAGATCGAACTGGGACGAGAAGTAGGAAAAGGGGAGAAAAAGAACTAAAAGGAGAAGGAAAAGAACGTAAACATTCTAACTTCATTTTTCACTCTCTTAACTTTGGGAAGTTTCTGCCTTTTTAGTTCCCTTCCATGTTACCTATGCAAGCAGCACTGCCAACAAATATACAGCCTCAGCCACTTCCTTATGCTTTGGCAATGCCTCCACAGACAACTAACTATGGGATGACCATTCCTGGAGGTAAGCTCAACTACTTagacataattaagtaaataaatgtGCTCTCTCTAACCGCTTAAATTTCTAGATTAGATGGTCATGTAATTCAATATATACCAGTTTGAACTCTCTTTTCGGCCGTCTGTTCGTTATGACACGTGATATTATCTGATAAAAATGCTTACAGGAGCATACATAGGGCAACAAATACCAAACAACATGGCCCTTGCCAGGTAGGATTTCTCTTCTAGAATTCATGTCAATACTTCGGCTTTGCAATCTTAGACCACATGccttcaacattttttttttctgtgcaATTTGAACGTCGATTAACCATGAATAACCACGAAATAGAATGCGCTTGCAAGAGTTGTTCCGATTTCTCTTAACTTGAAAACAGTAATTTTACTTGTAATTATCAGATTACAACT
It includes:
- the LOC132069277 gene encoding probable ADP-ribosylation factor GTPase-activating protein AGD14; this encodes MNKMFNKMKEEERIEKIIRGLLKLQDNRRCINCNSLGPQYICTTFWTFVCTRCSGVHREFTHRVKSVSMARFSEEEVSALEAGGNERAKEIYLRAWDPYRNSYPDPSDLHRLREFIKHVYVDRKYTGERGRDQLPVVKTSLKDDYEEMYSPGAGNGDRCSSETYSPRKRSDDINLRSYSNIEDRRSPRNYNQGKRSSRERSLPTRFEIVDDRFRDDGNGDVKRYQYHIFSKSESRRTSSSPSAPKIHSIKDILGDKVIPLEVGESPKQSGGVTLESSANDEKMVKEKAAANIGSLIDLETEPQPQQETQQTDPPKEPSNASTPPTSADKVSSMNLLESLFIDMSTPPAVSTEIPPVATVASCNNTQTAGVSPVVSSSFGPTVASPESTVALPGPNDAIAPPTKNLHSAVPMGINSSNAQQSTASFGAAYGQQSTLQSTGNAEAPPTNPSSLPSQAMTALNTSPSNDPKSIGRKELPADLFTMSYPPLAAAVPGWQFPPHSAMAYGMQYHPAAMAISAPPNSARSRNPFDIGQDGPQVQGPEFPSMLPMQAALPTNIQPQPLPYALAMPPQTTNYGMTIPGGAYIGQQIPNNMALARPQGNTSIGKDDSAFASLNPLQQSNPAPAASNSFSSVGGNPFG